The sequence below is a genomic window from Acidobacteriota bacterium.
ACTTGATCTCCTCGGTCTCATCCGAAGGCCGATAGAACGGCGTGTCCTCAATGTGCTGCTCGGAGATGGGAATATCGAAGCGCGAACGAAACTCCTTCAACTCCTCTTCATTCATCTTCTTTTGCTGATGGGTGATGTTGCGGCCTTCGCCAGCCTCGCCGAGGCCGTAGCCCTTGATGGTCTTGGCCAGAATCACGGTCGGCGTACCGGTGTGCTCGATGGCATTCTTGTACGCCGCGTAAACTTTTTCGGGATCGTGGCCGCCGCGGCGCAGCCGCTTGAGCTGCTCATCGCTCAGGAACTTCACCATCTCGGCCAGCTCGGGATTTTTGCCGAAGAAATGCTCTCGCGTATAGCTGCCCGGCCGCACCGCGTAATTTTGGTAGTCGCCGTCCACGGCCTCTTCCATGCGCTGTTGCAGCAAGCCATTCGCATCGGCGGCGAGCAGCGGGTCCCAGTCATTACCCCACACGACTTTAATCACATGCCAGCCGGCGCCGCGGAAAGCGGCCTCGAGTTCCTGAATCACCTTGCCGTTGCCACGCACAGGACCGTCGAGCCGCTGCAAATTGCAGTTGACGACGAAGATCAAATTGTCGAGTTTTTCGCGCGCGGCGAGCGTGAGCGCGCCCATGGACTCCGGCTCGTCCGTCTCGCCGTCGCCGAGGTAGGCCCACACCTTGCGCTCGCCGCAACTGTGCAGTCCGCGATTTTCGAGATAGCGGTTGAAGCGCGCCTGATAAATTGCCGCGATGGGTCCGATGCCCATTGACACGGTGGGGAACTGCCAGAAGTTGGGCATCAGCCAGGGATGCGGATACGAACTCAGCCCCGGTGTGGCACGCAACTCGTGGCGAAAATTTTCCAGATGCGAAACGTCCAGGCGGCCTTCCAGAAACGCGCGCGCATAAATGCCCGGTGAGGCATGGCCCTGGAAGTAAACCAGATCACCGCATCCCTCTTCATTGCAGGCATGAAAGAAATGGTTGAAGCCGACTTCGAGTAACGTCGCCAGCGACGCGTACGTAGAGATGTGTCCGCCGATGCCGGCATCCTCTTTATTGGCGCGCACCACCATGGCCAGCGCGTTCCAGCGGATCAAACTTTTTATGCGGCGCTCCAGCTTGCGATTGCCTGGATAGGCCGGCTGATGGTCGCGGCGGATGGTGTTGACGTAAGGCGTGTTGGTGGCGAACTGGCGCGAGTAACCCTGATGACTCCAGAAACCGAGCAGGCTGGAGAGAATCTGCTGCACCGCCTCGGGACCTTCATCATCAAGAACTTCCTTGAGTGACTCGACCCACTCGTGCAGCTCTTCCCGGCTCAACTGCGACTTCGCTTCTGAAATGCGGGCCGAGATCAATTGTTCGTCTGACATGGAGCGAGCCACCTCCGGGGTGTGTGTTTCGCGAACGTAATCCCAATCGATTCCGCGTGCTCAGCCTTGGCCGGATTGCCTGACCGGCGGCCGGCCTAGCGCCCAAGCGGCGCGTTGGGATCGTAGAAATATCCAGTGCGCGTGCGCACGGTTAACTTGCCGCGCTGCTTCGATGTCGCGGTCACCTTCAGCGTGCGGAATCCGCGCGGCGTGCCCGGCGGCACCTGGAAACCAAGCACGTACTGATTGCGAATGTCATGAGCGATCATCTGGCCGAGCAACTGCACCTGCTCCACGCCCTGCGGAAAGTAGGCGACACCGCCGGTAACCTTGGCCGCCTCGGTCAGAAATTTCTCGGCGTTGCGGCGGCGCGCGTTGGTCTCCTGGCTGAGCAAACCAATGGTGTAAACCGTCACATCGGACTTTTGCAACAGGGCCAGTAGCACCGGCAGCGTAATTTCGCTGGAATCGTCTTCGCCGTCCGTCAGCAGCACAATCACTTTCTTGTCGCGGTGCGCCTTCTTCATCTGCTCAACGCCCACGCGCAGCGCGTCCATCACCGCCGTACCGCCGAACAGGCGCGTGCGATTCAGCGCGCCTTCCACCTTGGCAAAGTCGTTGGTGAAACCCTGCACCAGATCGACGGTATCCTTGAAATCCACGTAAAATACTTCGTCCTGTTCGTTGCTGCCGCGCATCAGCTCGACCGCACCGGCCACGCTCTGCACGCGTTTGTCGATCATGCTGGCGCTGGAATCCATCACCAGGCCGAGCGACACGGGGACATCGCGATTGGTGAACTCGGAGAGCTGCACCGGCTTGCCATCCTGAAACACCTGGAAGCTGTCGCGCCCCAGCCCGCTGACCAGCCGCCGCTTGCCGTCGAACACGGCCACGTTCAGCGTCACCAGATCAATGGAGGCGCGGAACAGCACGCCGCCGGCATCGTCGTCCAGCGGGGGCGGCGGAGGCATCTGCGCCAAGCTCCCGCGCGTTGCCAGGATTAAGATTGCGGCTGGTATGAAGGAGAGAATGCCACGGAGCCACCGCAGATTCCTAGAGTTCGCCATATCCTCACTATTTTACAGCTTAATAAGAGATCGCGCAGTCAGTCATTTCAAAGTTTGCTATTGCCCATTTAGGCGCAAGGTCGCGGCTCTGTCACGCCATCTTTTTCACCCGCTGGAATCAGGGCATAATAGGTAGTTGCCGCACCGCAATTAATTTTCACCAACAGGAGACACGCCATGCAATTCGCCAGGGAAAGTTTATTGAAGCTGATCACCGAGACCTCCACTAACCTCCCGCCTGACGTGCGCCAGGCCATGGCCGCCTCATTGCGCAAGGAGAAGTCACCGTCGCAGGCTTCGCTGGCGCTGAACGTGATCGCCAACAATATTGATATGGCCGCGTCGAACGAAGGTCCAATCTGCCAGGACACCGGCATGCCCACCTTCTTTATCCATACGCCGGTGGGCTTCAATCAGATAAAATTTCGCGCCGACATTTTACACGCCATCGCCGAGGCCACCAAGCGCGGCAAGTTGCGCCCCAACTCGGTGGACCCCATCACCGGCAAGGGCACGGCTGACAATATAGGACCCGGCACGCCGGTCATCCACTTTGAGCAATGGGAGAAGGACGACGTCGAGGTGAAGCTGATCCTGAAGGGCGGCGGCTGCGAGAACAAGAACATTCAATACTCCGTGCCCTGCAACCTCGATCATCTGGGCCGCGCCGACCGCGATCTGGAAGGCATCCACAAGTGCATCATCCACGCCGTGTGGCAGGCGCAGGGACAGGGCTGCGCGCCCGGCTCGCTCGGCGTGTGCGTTGGTGGCGACCGGACCTCGGGTTACGAAGAGGCCAAGCGGCAGCTCTTCCGCACGCTCGATGACGTGAACCCCGATCCCGTGCTGGCCAAACTTGAAAGTGAAATTTTGGACGAGGCCAACCGCCTGGGCATTGGGACGATGGGCTTCGGCGGTCAGGTCTCACTGATCGGCTGCAAGATCGGCGTGCAGAATCGCCTGCCCGCGTCGTTCTTCGTCTCCGTCGCATACGATTGCTGGGCCTTCCGCCGCCTGGGGCTGCTGCTCGACGCGCAGTCCGGGGCAATCAAGCAATGGCTCTACCGCGATCCGGCGCGTCCCGTCGAGCGGCTGGCGCAGGAGTCCGGCTTCCCGCTCACCGGACGCGAGGTCATTTTGGAAACGCCGCTCACGGAGGAGAAAGTCCGCGCACTGAAGGTCGGCGACGTGGTGCTGGTCAGCGGCCTCATCTACACGGGCCGCGACGAAGCGCATCATTACATGATGAGGCACGACGCTCCCATGAACCTGAACGGCGCGCTGCTCTACCACTGCGGCCCGGTGGCGCTCAAGGAAGGCGAGACGTGGAAGATCAAGGCCGCCGGCCCCACCACCTCCGCCCGCGAGGAGCCTTACGAAGCCGACATCATCAAGAAGAACGGCATCCGCGCGGTGATGGGCAAGGGCGGCATGGGCGCAAAGACGCTGGCCGCGCTTAAGGAAAACGGCGCGGTCTACCTGAACGCCATCGGCGGCGCGGCGCAGTATTACGCCAATGCCATTCAAAAAGTCGAGGGCGTCTCGCTGATGGAACTGGGCATCCCCGAGGCGATGTGGCACCTGCGCGTGAAAGACCTGATGGCGCTGGTTACCATGGACTCGCACGGCAACAGCCTGCACGCCGAAGTGGAGAAGTCCACCGGCGAAGCGCTGAAGGAAGTCGGCGCGGGAATTAAGTAATTATTTTTTACGTCGTCATCCTGAGCGCAGCGAAGGACCTGCTCTTAGAATTGATTCCGTATGAGTGCATTCAGACCGCGCTAGCCCCGGCAGGGGCGGCAAGAAAGTAGCCCAGGGCGTAAGCCCTGGGTACAGATGCAATCGAGGGGTGAGCCCCGGTAGGGGCGACAGAACGCCGGCGAGCATGATATTCTGTCGCCCCTACTGGGCTTATATCGCAAACGCAACCTAATCCCAGGGCTCACGCCCTAGGCTAGATTCTTTCGCCCCTACGGGGCTTGTATCGCCTACGCAATTGATCCCCACGGCTTGCGCCGTGGGCTACTTTCTCGCCGCCCCTGCCGGGGCTGTGCAATTGACGCTACGCTATGAGGTGTGTTCCATGCTCACCCCAACTGTCCGACAAATCTTCATCGCCCCATCGGCCGACCAGCCGATGCAGGAAGTCTCTGAGGTGATGGCACTCGCGGGCAAGGGCTTGGAGGGCGACCGCTACGCGCTCGGCACCGGCACGTACTCGGCCTCGTCGCGCAACGTGAGACGCCACGCCACGCTGATCGCCTACGATGCCATCGAGACCGCGCGGCGCGCGGGCGGCGAATTCAATCCCAGCGAGACGCGCCGCAACATTGTGATCGAGGGCATCTCGGTCGCTGACATCAACGCGCTGGTGGGCAAGGCCTTCCGCCTCGGCGCGGCGCTGATGAAGGCCGTGGAAATTTGCGTGCCCTGCGAACGCCCTTCGCTGCTCTCGGGCAAATCCGCCTTCAAGGAAACGTTTGAGCAAAGCGGCGGTCTGCGTGTGGAGATTCTGGAAGACGGCCGAATCGCCCAAGGCGATGCGTTGCAAACTTAGAAAAATCCGCAGCGCGATCAGAGTCCCGACCGCAAGGGAGGGGGCAGGCTCAACCGCTGTCCGAACTCAGCCGTGCCCCCTCCCTTGCGGTCGGGACTCTGATCCGATGGGAGACCAATGAAACCGGTGAATATTGCGATTGTGGGAATGGGCACGGTGGGCGGAGCAACCATCCACATTCTGGATGAGAACGCCGCGGAGCTGGAGCGCAAGCTGGGCTTCAAGCTGCATCTGCGCGTGGCGGCGAGTCTGGAAGTCGAGGCGCGCGCGGAGATCGACATGCCCGGCGGCAAGCGGCTCTTAACGCGCGACTGGCGCGAGGCCGTCGAACATCCAGAAGTGGACATCGTCGTCGAAGTGGTCGGCGGGACCAGCATCGCATACGAAGTGCAGAAGGCTGCGCTCGAACGCGGACGGCCCGTCGTCTCGGCGAACAAAGAGTTGCTCGGGCAGCGCGGCGCGGAGCTGGCGCAGATTGCTTACGATCACAAGACTTCGCTGCACATGGAGGCCAGCGCCGGCGGCGGCATCCCCATCCTGAACGCGCTGCGCGAGGGCATCGCGGCGGACCGCATCGAAGCCGTGTACGGAATCCTGAACGGCACTTGCAACTTCATCCTCACCGAGATTGAGAAGACCGGCGCACCGTTTGCATCCATTCTTGCCGAGGCGCAGAAACGCGGCTACGCCGAGGCCAAGCCGGAAGCCGACGTGGAGGGATACGACGCACGCTCGAAGCTGGCCATCGTCGCCAACTTCTGCTTCGGCGCGCGCGTGCCCACTGACGCCATCTATCGCCAGGGCATTACAAAAATCACTCCGACTGACTTCGCCTACGCGCATCGCCTCGGCTACACCATCCGCCTGATCGCGGCGGGCGCGCGCACTGGCGCCCAAGGAAATGACGACTTGTCATTGTATGTCCGCCCCGTGCTGGTGCCGCTGACGGCGATGCTGGCCAAGGTGCAGGGTTCGTATAACGCGATTTGGGTGAAGGGCAAGTACGGAGAAGACACCCTCTACTACGGGCGCGGCGCTGGCAAGCCGACGGGCGTGGCGGTCGTCTCCGACATCATGAGCGCGGCGCGCGATCTGCGCCACGGGTCGTCACTACGAGCCCCCGCCTTCGGCTATTGGGCTCCCCAGGAAATAGCCAAGGTTGGAATCGAGGCCGGCACGCGCCCCTATTTCCTGCGCTTTTTGGTCAAGGACGAAGTGGGCATCATCGCCAAGCTCGCCAACATCATCGCCGATGAGAAGATTAATATCGACGCGGTTTTCGAGGAGCCCAATCAGGATGCCGACAACCTGGCATTCGTCATTTCAGTGAAGCCCACGTCCGAGACCGCTGTCAGCGCGGCGCTGGCCCGCATGGAAAAACTAAGTTTCCTGCGCGAGCCGCCGCTGGCTCTGCCGATGGAAAACATTCTTGCGGGGTGACAGAGCCGCGACAGTCAGGGAGCGGAGGTTGGGGTTTCGTCGCCCATCGCCAAAACCAACCCCCGCTCCCTGACGGTCGCGGCACTGTCACATGCCGTACGCGCGCATGCGCTGATAGACGGCGCGGGTGAGGCGCACGTCGTCCATGCAATACTCGCGAATTTTGTCCCATTCGTTCGCGGCGCTCCAGCCGGCCACCTGCGCGCCGCTGCCCGTTTTGCCGGCGAAGCCCATGATCGCCGCCAGCGTGTCGAGCTTGGCTAATTTGCGCCGCCCCCAGTTCGACCACACCTGCTGCGTGTCGTACACATACGCCGTCGAGTACATCCGCAGATCGAACGACCGCGACGGCTTCACTTTACAGATCACGCTGCGGCCCATAATGTAGGGCAGGTCAAAGCCCATCAGGTTGTGGCCAATCGCGTAATCGCCGGGCTGGATGGCCTTCCAGAAATTTTCAAGGATGCTCGACTCATCCGGCCCCGCCCAATTTAGCTCCTGACATTTATCTTCTGAGGAGTCCGCCGCCGCGCCGCGCTCGGATGCCGGTTTTCCTATGGATAGGCCGATGCAGACGATGCGCCCGAACGACCAGTCGAGCGGCGTGTCGTCAATCCCGTTTTTCTCAAGCGACGGAACGCGCCGCACCAGCTCAGCCCAATGCGCTTTGTCGCATGGCGCGGTTTCAATATCGAGCACCACTTCTCTCATGTTTCCTCCCACCGAATTCATGCCGGTTGACTTGCGCTTCCATCGCATGTTAATTAGCCGTGATGAAGAATACAAGCCGTCCACCGGAGATCATACTCGCCGTGGGCTTGCCCGGCTCCGGCAAATCGACTTACTTCGCGCGGCGGAACATTCATCCGCTGTCGAGCGACACGCTGCGCCTGTTGCTGCTGGATGACGCCAAGGATCAGTCGAGCCCCGCCGTTATCTTCGCCGCGCTGCGCGCACTGCTCCGCCAACGTGTGCAGCTCGGTCGCCGCCGCACGTATGTGGACGCGACATCGCTCACTCCGCGCGAGCGCCGCCCCTACATTCAGA
It includes:
- a CDS encoding fumarate hydratase; this encodes MQFARESLLKLITETSTNLPPDVRQAMAASLRKEKSPSQASLALNVIANNIDMAASNEGPICQDTGMPTFFIHTPVGFNQIKFRADILHAIAEATKRGKLRPNSVDPITGKGTADNIGPGTPVIHFEQWEKDDVEVKLILKGGGCENKNIQYSVPCNLDHLGRADRDLEGIHKCIIHAVWQAQGQGCAPGSLGVCVGGDRTSGYEEAKRQLFRTLDDVNPDPVLAKLESEILDEANRLGIGTMGFGGQVSLIGCKIGVQNRLPASFFVSVAYDCWAFRRLGLLLDAQSGAIKQWLYRDPARPVERLAQESGFPLTGREVILETPLTEEKVRALKVGDVVLVSGLIYTGRDEAHHYMMRHDAPMNLNGALLYHCGPVALKEGETWKIKAAGPTTSAREEPYEADIIKKNGIRAVMGKGGMGAKTLAALKENGAVYLNAIGGAAQYYANAIQKVEGVSLMELGIPEAMWHLRVKDLMALVTMDSHGNSLHAEVEKSTGEALKEVGAGIK
- a CDS encoding sulfurase, with amino-acid sequence MQEVSEVMALAGKGLEGDRYALGTGTYSASSRNVRRHATLIAYDAIETARRAGGEFNPSETRRNIVIEGISVADINALVGKAFRLGAALMKAVEICVPCERPSLLSGKSAFKETFEQSGGLRVEILEDGRIAQGDALQT
- a CDS encoding homoserine dehydrogenase, coding for MKPVNIAIVGMGTVGGATIHILDENAAELERKLGFKLHLRVAASLEVEARAEIDMPGGKRLLTRDWREAVEHPEVDIVVEVVGGTSIAYEVQKAALERGRPVVSANKELLGQRGAELAQIAYDHKTSLHMEASAGGGIPILNALREGIAADRIEAVYGILNGTCNFILTEIEKTGAPFASILAEAQKRGYAEAKPEADVEGYDARSKLAIVANFCFGARVPTDAIYRQGITKITPTDFAYAHRLGYTIRLIAAGARTGAQGNDDLSLYVRPVLVPLTAMLAKVQGSYNAIWVKGKYGEDTLYYGRGAGKPTGVAVVSDIMSAARDLRHGSSLRAPAFGYWAPQEIAKVGIEAGTRPYFLRFLVKDEVGIIAKLANIIADEKINIDAVFEEPNQDADNLAFVISVKPTSETAVSAALARMEKLSFLREPPLALPMENILAG
- a CDS encoding VWA domain-containing protein, encoding MANSRNLRWLRGILSFIPAAILILATRGSLAQMPPPPPLDDDAGGVLFRASIDLVTLNVAVFDGKRRLVSGLGRDSFQVFQDGKPVQLSEFTNRDVPVSLGLVMDSSASMIDKRVQSVAGAVELMRGSNEQDEVFYVDFKDTVDLVQGFTNDFAKVEGALNRTRLFGGTAVMDALRVGVEQMKKAHRDKKVIVLLTDGEDDSSEITLPVLLALLQKSDVTVYTIGLLSQETNARRRNAEKFLTEAAKVTGGVAYFPQGVEQVQLLGQMIAHDIRNQYVLGFQVPPGTPRGFRTLKVTATSKQRGKLTVRTRTGYFYDPNAPLGR